CTTTAAAAGCTTCTTTAAATTCTTCTTCTGTTATGTTGCTTTCACAACAGAAATTAAGCATTTTAAAATTTTTAATCCATCTGCCCGCAGGAGTGCAGGTATCTAAAACATATATCCATATTAACTTATTTTCTTTAGATAACTCTAAAAACCATCCGTCCAGCCATTTTTCTGTGAATGTAAATCTTCTAGCCATTGTTTATTTAAATGAAATCACTTTTTAATAGTTTTCATTTATCTATACCAAATTATTGTTTTTCTTTTTCCATATTCGAAAGCTTTCTTTTTGTCCCAACAAAATATGTCTATTCGATAATCTTGCCACTTCTTATTCATTCTATCATTGACAATATAAAATTTGCCGTCAATGTAGACCCAACTTCCTAGAGGCAAAATTTTTTCCAGAGGTCTTGATACAGCAATCCCACCTTCTTTTACTCTTTTGTTGATTGCTGTGATGTAAGGGTCGTTATCGCACTGTCTTCTCTCTGGAGAATAGGCAGTCGCAACAGCTTCTACGGATTGAATGCCGTTGAGTTGGATGTTGTTTTCTTCTCTTTCCAGCCTTCTGCCCTGCCATATCCCTACCTGCACCCCTGCTATAAAAATCCCTAACCCAATAACACATCTAAATATCCATTTTTCTATATCTATCCTTTTATTTTCTTTTGTTTCTTTTTCCATTTTCCCCTCCTGTTTTCCATCCCCATTTTGTAATATTATCTTTCAGTATTTCCATTTCGCGTTAGGCTTTTGGTGTTGTGGCAATACAGAAAAAGCCTCCTGAATGTCTTTTTCAACGGATATATTTGTCTATGATTTCTCATAATATATTCTCCTTCCATATTCCATTAACAGAAGAGCATCTGCAAAGTTGTGGTCAGGTTTTTTACACCTCTCCGTTCTATACAGGCTTACTTCTGGAAATAATCTTTCTGCCTGTAAAATAGCTTTTCCTTTAGGGTTATCCCCTGCGCAATCCTTTAGCATTTCCCTTTTCCAAGTGCAAGGTTTGACTTTCACAAAGGGCAGTTGCAAGGCACTAACTATGCCTTCAATTATTCCCAGCCCTCGTCCTGTTTTATATGACGAGACCCTACCTTCTTTGGGCATTACTCCTCCTTCTTCTACTATCACAAAAACTTCATTCCATTTATATTTTTCAATAATTTTTACTATTTTAGAAATATCATAATCTCTTTTATTTTTGGTTTTCAAGATTGCAATAGTAGGCATAGAATAGATTTTAATTTTGCCATCGTTGATGGCAATTGCTCCTGTTATTCCTGGGTCAATACCGATGTAAATCATTTTTTATGTAGTTCAATCTTTATGTTTCTTCTTTAAATTGTCAATTCTCTTTCTTTTTCATCAAAGGAGAATTCAATATACTTAAGCTTTTTCACCATTTGTTATTTCTTTATCTTCCAAGCATTCCTTCAAGAATTGTTTGAAAGTCTTAGGAGGATGTTTTTCTACTTTTTTTCTTTTAAAATAATCTTTTAATTCCGTTACAGAGCTTTTAATCTGTAAACCAGCTATTGTTGGGGTGATTAACACTTTAATCTGCATTTTTTTCTTCTTCAAACAGATCTTCTATTTCTTTTTGTTCCTCTTCAAAGCTCTTTTCTTTTTCTTCCACTAACTGTTTCAAAAGCTTTTCTACTTTCTCAAGTTGCTCGTCATTGGCTTTATCCAGTCCTTCTTTTATCCCCTCAGAAGCAAAAATTTGCTTAATAACAAAAGGGTCAACTTCTAATTCATTAAGCCGTTGTTGGTTTTCTTTTATGCTATTTATCTTTCTTTGTCTATCTTCTTCCTGAATATCTACCCATAATTCTTGCTCAAAGCTTTTTTCTTTTTTCATTTCCATAATCTGATTTTTTATATTTTCAAGTTCCGATTTAGGAATCAAAGCAGTTTTGTCTACGCAATATTTTTTTTGCAAGAATTGTTGTAATCGTATTGGCTCAATTGATTGGGCTTTTAGAAGAGCAAATAATTCTTTTCTTTCTTCCTCTGTAATATATTCTATTTGCTCTTGTTTTTGAGATTCTATATTTACTTTTTCAACTTCTAGTTCTATTTTTTCAGGTTCTATATTCTCTATTTTTTTGGATTTTATACTTTCTATTTTTTCAAGTTCTATGCTTTCTGCTTCTTCAGGACTCAATATTCCCATTACAAAATCAGGAGCAATTATCCTTAAGGCATCTCCAATTGCTCGCCATCTTAGCATTTGTTTGGGATATTTATAATAATTTCCTTCAGGCTTTAGAAGCCCTGCTCGTTCTGCATCATCCATCGTATATGTGCAAGTAATTTTTTCATCTTCTCGAACCAAAGTTACTACGCATTCATTTTCTTTTTCGTGTAATTCTTTTATTCTTACCCCTAGCCTTTTTGCAAGGGCTAGTTGTAATTGAACACTCATTGTTAGCCTGCCTTTAATGAAATTCATTGATCGCAGAGACTGCGTAGGCTCTAGTCCCATTTCTTTCCCTGCCTGTATTATTATCATTGCCTGGGCAGGATTTGTCCCTTGAGGAAGAATACCCGATTGAATAGCTAATTTTCCCCATTTTTCTAATATCCCGAATTCCTGGTCTGATAAAATTAGATTTTTTTCCATTTTTTTCACCTCTTAAAAATAGCATTTAGCGCTATATCCATAGCATTAGCCATTGATTTCATAGCCTGTAATTCCCAATCAGAAAATACAGATATTCCTTCTAAATCTCTCAAATACCCTCCACCCCTTTCCCAATTATCTTTATCTTCAGCTAATTGGGTTGCCTCTTCAGTTGTTAGATTTTCCATTTTTCACCTCGTGAGCCACCAGAAGCCCACTAAATGCAAAAATGCCTTACGGTCTTGCTTATAGCTATCGGTAATATCTACCCATTCAGGCATTCCTGTAATTTTATCTAGCTTCAAAATACCACCACCCCTTACTTTTTTAGGATATTGCATTTGATTATAAGCACTTTTATAACTTGCCACTTGTAATTTCATTTCTGGATATATGTTAGAAGAAGTTTTTATATCTATGATATATTTTTTATTTTTGATTATTCCTATAATATCGAGAGTGCCTGCATATCCTATTTTTCTTTTGTGACTATACCAATAGACTGATTGCTCGCTTTGCAAAGGTTTAAATTGATATTGTTTTTTCCAACTTAAGAAAGCCTGTATTGGCTTTTCAATATTACTAGGAATATTTGGGATAGTTTTATTTTTTTTAAGTAATTCTTTAATATAACTTTCAACCCATTTATGCACTTCTGACCCAATGTTTCCTGCTTCTATTTTTATCCTTTCTGCTTCTTGTTTTGCTTCCTCAAGGATTCTTATAGCTTCTTCTTCGGTCAATCTATTTTGAATATCGGCAAGATGTTTGCCGATATAATTGACCGTAGTTTTTATCGCCCAATTAAGAAGGGCAGGTTTATTTAGTAAGCTCAATATAGTTGTTGAGCTTGGTAATCTGCCGTAAGGTGTTTCGTAATATCTTTGATTATTGATTTCTATTTTCATTTTATCTGATAATTTCTTAATATACAATCCAGTTTGAAAAAGCCAAATAGGGTTGAGCCCTCAGAATCTCCTTGAAAAAGGTATATAATATCTCCCCAATTCATATTTTTAAGGCGTTTTATATTAATTTTTCTACTTACACCTATTTTTTCCGCCTTTTTTATGAAAGCGTTGATGGTATAATATTGGTTTCCAATGAAATGTAGCCAAGTCATTTTAATTCATTCAGGTTAACATAATATATATTATCACTAATTATCATTAATTATCTCACTTTCATAATTCTTTGAATTTTGGACAAATCTTTAGGATGTAGATAGTAATTCCCTGACAGCTCATCTTTTTGTATAAGTCCTTTAAATATTCCCTTTTTTATGTATCGGTAATATGTTGCTCGGGCAATATGTAAAGTATTCATTATATCGGTTGAATTCAACATATTCACTAATCGTTTAGGTTTACCTTGCATTAGTATTTGAATTTGAAAAAGGGGTCTCTACGATAGTGATTAACTTTAAGAAGGCAAAGATAGAGACCCCTTTATTTTCTTGTGATTTTTTAAAGTTAATCACTATCTTCATTCTAAAAATAGTATATTATATCTTTTTTACTTTTGTCAAGTGTTTTTTGTAAGCGTGTAGTTACAATATCAAAAGGAGGTGTCCTAATGATGGATGCAGGTAACAATGTAACTATGGAAGACTTTAAAAAGTATGAGGTTTTAGAGAAGCTGATTAGGAAAGAAATAAAGGGTTATCAAGCAGGTTCTTCATTGGGGTATTCAGGGGTTCACATATCAAGATTAAAGCAGAGTTTTAAGGGATGGATTCCTCTTAAACATCAATGGATTCCATCCATTCCTGTGAAATGGTGGCTTATTGCAATGATTGATGATGCAACAAATGAGATTCCTTATGCAAGGTTCTTCTCTTCTGATAATATGTTTGCCAATATGGCTGTTATCAGAGGATTTATTGAAAGAAAGAGATTGTTTTCCGCCCTTTATGTAGACAAAGCCTCTCATTTTGAAACAACAAGACATGGGGGTCTCCATGTAAATGTTAGCCCTGAACAGGATGAGACCCAGATAGAGAGAGCCTTGAAGGAATTGGGGATTACAATCATACCTGCCAACTCACCCCAAGCTAAAGGAAGGATTGAGGTTAGATTTAGGCTCTTTCAGGATAGACTTATCAAGAAAATGGCCCTTCTTAAAATCAAGGATTATGATAGTGCCAATGAGTTTCTTCTCAATAACTTTCTGCCTTGGCACAATAAGAAATATGCCCTTTGTTGTCCTTCTAATTATCTGGTTTTGCCTTACGGGATTAACCTTGGTACTATATTCTGCAGAAAGATTGAAAGGATTGTTAAGAATGATAACACCATTTCTGTGCAAGGAGAGATTATTCAAATTCCACCAAACAAGACGAGGTTTTCCT
This region of bacterium genomic DNA includes:
- a CDS encoding 3D domain-containing protein; the encoded protein is MEKETKENKRIDIEKWIFRCVIGLGIFIAGVQVGIWQGRRLEREENNIQLNGIQSVEAVATAYSPERRQCDNDPYITAINKRVKEGGIAVSRPLEKILPLGSWVYIDGKFYIVNDRMNKKWQDYRIDIFCWDKKKAFEYGKRKTIIWYR